A portion of the Halobacillus ihumii genome contains these proteins:
- the ppsA gene encoding phosphoenolpyruvate synthase, giving the protein MSCSLVLGFHEMEKTQQALVGGKGLNLGELSKMEGVQVPEGFCVTTVGYQKAIQQNERYHALLDQLTMLKVDEREQICEISRKIRQLIMEVEIPSDVAKEVGHYLSQFGEEHAYAVRSSATAEDLPHASFAGQQDTYLNIIGKETILLHISKCWASLFTERAVIYRMKNEFDHSQVHLSVVVQRMVFPQASGILFTADPITSNRKQLSIDASFGLGESLVSGLVSADCYKVQDEKIIDKMIATKKLAIYGQKEGGTEAQQIEIDQQRTQTLTDQQILQLARLGRQIEAYFGCPQDIEWCLVEDKFYIVQTRPITTLYPIPETNDQENHVYISVGHQQMMTEPMKPLGMSLFLLTTNAPMTKAGGRLFVDCTASLASPVSRENLLNAMGQSDPLMQDALMTIVEREGFIESLPNGEKAPRHNENNEDASEGFLEQIENDPSIVHDLIKNSEASLEELKHNIQTKSGPELLKFILEDIQQLKKILFDPQDLLVIKGAMDASSWINEKMKKWLGEKNVADTLSQSVRNNITSEMGLALMDVADVIRRYPEIIDYLQHEKEGNVLDELIKFNGGQEARDAIYAYLKKYGMRGSGEIDLTKARWSEKPTALIPMILSNIKNFESNASNRKFEQGRQEALNKEQELVERLKQLPGGKQKAEKTRRVTSFIRNFIGYREYPKYGMINRYFLYKQSLLKEAERLVQANVIHEKEDIYYLTFEELREVVSTCKLDYKIISKRKDEYKVYEKLTPPRVFTSDGEIIAGEYKRENLPSEAIVGLPVSSGVIEGRARVILNMEDADLEGEDILVTPFTDPSWTPLFVSVKGLVTEVGGLMTHGAVIAREYGLPAVVGVEDATKLIKDGQRIRVHGTEGYIEIL; this is encoded by the coding sequence ATGAGTTGTTCTTTAGTTCTCGGTTTTCATGAAATGGAAAAAACGCAGCAAGCGCTCGTTGGTGGAAAGGGGTTAAATTTAGGGGAATTATCAAAAATGGAAGGAGTGCAAGTACCAGAAGGATTTTGTGTTACAACAGTGGGATATCAAAAAGCGATCCAACAAAACGAAAGGTATCATGCTTTATTGGATCAACTAACCATGCTTAAAGTAGATGAGCGAGAACAAATTTGTGAAATTAGCAGGAAGATTCGTCAACTCATTATGGAAGTAGAAATTCCTTCTGATGTTGCGAAAGAAGTTGGTCATTATCTCTCCCAGTTTGGCGAAGAACATGCCTATGCAGTGCGATCTAGTGCGACTGCTGAAGATTTACCACATGCCTCTTTTGCTGGTCAACAAGACACCTATTTAAATATCATCGGAAAAGAAACAATCTTACTGCATATCAGCAAATGTTGGGCTTCCCTGTTTACGGAACGTGCGGTAATTTACCGTATGAAAAACGAATTTGATCACAGCCAAGTTCATTTATCTGTTGTTGTTCAAAGGATGGTTTTTCCACAGGCATCAGGAATTTTATTTACCGCTGATCCAATTACTTCTAACCGGAAGCAACTATCAATTGATGCCAGTTTTGGACTTGGGGAATCACTGGTCTCTGGACTAGTATCTGCCGATTGTTATAAAGTGCAGGACGAGAAAATCATAGATAAGATGATAGCAACTAAAAAACTGGCTATCTATGGACAAAAAGAAGGCGGAACAGAGGCTCAGCAGATTGAAATTGATCAGCAAAGGACCCAAACCCTCACTGACCAGCAAATTTTACAGCTAGCACGACTTGGGAGACAGATCGAGGCTTATTTTGGCTGCCCACAGGACATTGAATGGTGTTTGGTTGAAGATAAGTTTTATATTGTCCAGACTCGTCCCATAACGACTCTATACCCTATACCTGAAACAAATGATCAAGAAAATCACGTCTATATATCTGTTGGACATCAGCAAATGATGACCGAGCCCATGAAACCATTGGGAATGTCTTTATTCCTGTTAACAACTAATGCTCCTATGACTAAAGCTGGTGGAAGGTTGTTTGTAGATTGCACAGCTTCCCTAGCTTCACCTGTTAGCAGAGAAAATTTATTAAATGCCATGGGACAATCCGATCCGCTTATGCAAGACGCACTCATGACTATAGTAGAGCGGGAAGGCTTTATAGAGTCGTTACCGAATGGTGAAAAAGCACCGAGACACAATGAAAATAATGAAGATGCGTCTGAGGGTTTTCTGGAACAAATCGAAAATGATCCTTCAATTGTTCATGATTTGATTAAAAATAGTGAAGCGTCATTAGAAGAGTTAAAACATAACATTCAAACGAAATCAGGACCGGAATTATTAAAATTTATTTTAGAAGATATCCAGCAATTAAAGAAGATATTATTTGACCCACAAGATTTGCTCGTGATTAAGGGAGCTATGGACGCTTCATCTTGGATTAATGAGAAAATGAAGAAATGGTTAGGGGAAAAAAACGTAGCAGACACGCTGTCTCAATCTGTACGAAACAATATTACATCGGAAATGGGTCTGGCACTTATGGATGTCGCAGATGTGATTCGTCGTTATCCGGAAATAATTGATTATTTACAACATGAAAAAGAGGGTAACGTTTTGGATGAACTGATTAAGTTTAATGGTGGCCAAGAAGCCCGAGACGCTATCTATGCTTATCTCAAAAAATACGGGATGCGAGGCAGCGGGGAGATCGATCTTACTAAAGCTCGTTGGAGCGAAAAGCCAACTGCACTTATCCCAATGATTCTTAGTAACATTAAAAACTTTGAGTCTAATGCTAGCAATCGGAAATTTGAGCAAGGGCGACAGGAAGCTTTGAACAAGGAGCAGGAGTTAGTAGAGCGATTGAAGCAATTACCAGGTGGTAAGCAAAAAGCCGAAAAAACAAGACGAGTGACCAGCTTTATCCGCAATTTTATCGGTTATCGTGAATATCCAAAGTACGGGATGATTAATCGCTACTTCCTTTATAAGCAATCTTTACTAAAAGAAGCCGAACGACTCGTTCAAGCAAATGTTATTCATGAAAAAGAAGATATATACTATCTTACTTTTGAAGAACTTCGCGAAGTTGTAAGCACATGTAAACTGGATTATAAGATCATCAGCAAACGTAAAGACGAGTACAAGGTATATGAAAAACTAACTCCTCCACGTGTTTTCACATCTGATGGTGAAATCATTGCAGGTGAGTATAAACGAGAAAATCTCCCATCCGAAGCTATTGTAGGTCTGCCAGTTTCTTCCGGCGTTATAGAAGGAAGGGCACGTGTCATCTTAAACATGGAAGATGCTGATCTAGAAGGTGAAGATATATTAGTCACCCCCTTTACTGACCCTAGCTGGACACCGTTATTTGTTTCTGTAAAAGGGTTAGTAACCGAGGTTGGCGGGTTGATGACCCATGGAGCGGTTATCGCACGTGAATATGGATTACCAGCAGTTGTCGGTGTAGAAGATGCTACCAAGCTGATAAAAGATGGGCAGCGAATTCGCGTACATGGAACAGAAGGGTATATCGAGATATTGTAA
- a CDS encoding YeeE/YedE family protein, with protein MATQLKPWNKQSTTMVAPLNPVQKPLVILGILAALLLFITIVSITTVTQGILFIIGIAFGLTLLYAKFGFTSAFRRLMSVGNVQGLQAHMVMLAVATTLFAIILATGFSFTGTTPSGYVSPVGIGMIAGAFMFGIGMQMGSGCASGTLYTVGGGQSSMVLTLLGFIVGSVLGAYHIIFWRELPALPAISLAESTGLGYLGGWVLHLAVFAGIYAITVKIARKKTPPQMAPLKTTSGWKKIWRGAWPLLVAAVVLAVLNAITLSVRGNPWGITSAFALWGSKFLQTFGVDVASWGYWQGNTEALNQTVLADSTSVMNFGIILGAFIAASFQGNFKPGKIKPGVATSSILGGILMGYGARLAFGCNIGAYFGGIASFSLHGWVWAIMALAGTYLALFIRPIFGLSNPSPKDSIC; from the coding sequence ATGGCTACCCAATTAAAACCGTGGAATAAACAATCCACGACAATGGTTGCTCCATTAAACCCCGTGCAAAAACCGTTAGTGATTCTAGGTATTCTGGCTGCACTCCTTTTATTTATAACAATCGTTTCGATAACGACCGTTACGCAAGGAATCTTATTTATTATCGGAATCGCCTTTGGCCTTACTCTCTTATATGCTAAGTTTGGCTTTACTTCTGCCTTCCGACGATTAATGTCAGTCGGAAATGTGCAGGGATTGCAGGCCCATATGGTTATGCTCGCTGTAGCAACAACTCTATTTGCTATTATCCTCGCAACCGGTTTTAGCTTTACTGGTACGACACCTTCTGGCTATGTATCTCCTGTTGGTATCGGGATGATTGCCGGTGCGTTTATGTTTGGAATCGGCATGCAAATGGGCTCAGGCTGTGCTTCCGGTACGCTCTATACAGTTGGTGGGGGCCAATCGTCTATGGTGCTGACCTTGCTAGGCTTTATCGTAGGCTCTGTCCTTGGTGCCTACCACATCATATTTTGGCGCGAACTGCCTGCCCTCCCAGCGATTTCACTGGCCGAAAGCACAGGCCTCGGCTATTTAGGCGGCTGGGTGCTGCACCTCGCCGTATTCGCAGGTATTTATGCGATCACAGTCAAGATCGCCCGAAAAAAGACCCCGCCGCAAATGGCTCCGCTGAAGACGACTTCAGGATGGAAAAAGATTTGGCGCGGTGCTTGGCCGTTGCTCGTGGCAGCTGTTGTATTAGCTGTCCTCAACGCGATCACCCTTTCTGTACGCGGCAATCCATGGGGCATTACTTCAGCTTTCGCCCTGTGGGGATCAAAATTTCTGCAAACCTTCGGAGTAGATGTGGCCAGCTGGGGATATTGGCAAGGGAATACGGAAGCTTTAAATCAAACTGTCCTTGCTGATTCAACCAGTGTGATGAATTTCGGGATCATATTAGGTGCCTTCATTGCCGCAAGCTTCCAGGGTAATTTTAAACCAGGAAAAATCAAACCTGGAGTAGCGACCTCGTCTATACTAGGCGGAATTCTTATGGGTTATGGAGCACGTCTGGCGTTCGGCTGTAATATTGGCGCTTATTTTGGCGGCATTGCTTCCTTCAGCCTTCACGGCTGGGTCTGGGCGATTATGGCCCTGGCTGGAACATATCTGGCCTTGTTTATCCGGCCGATCTTCGGATTAAGCAACCCAAGCCCGAAAGATTCCATCTGTTAA
- a CDS encoding 3D domain-containing protein translates to MRASIITLSFLFIYLIGLPYIDPASSAVHADEVAEEVIHKAETKTLDLDKKSSNHERFDKVKRVVNVEATAYTASCEGCSGTTYTGIDLFANPDKKVIAVDPDVIPLGSKVKVPGYGVAIAGDIGGAIEGNRIDIFMSELDEALQFGRQQIQVKILES, encoded by the coding sequence ATGAGAGCATCTATCATAACGCTATCATTTCTATTTATCTATTTAATTGGTTTACCCTATATAGATCCAGCTTCTTCAGCTGTTCATGCAGATGAAGTTGCAGAAGAAGTTATTCATAAAGCCGAAACGAAAACACTCGACCTTGATAAAAAATCATCCAATCATGAACGATTTGACAAGGTGAAAAGAGTCGTTAATGTTGAGGCAACAGCTTATACAGCTAGCTGCGAAGGATGCAGCGGGACAACCTATACGGGCATCGACCTGTTTGCCAATCCTGACAAAAAAGTAATTGCCGTTGACCCCGATGTGATTCCGCTGGGCTCTAAAGTCAAAGTTCCTGGTTATGGGGTCGCTATTGCAGGAGATATTGGCGGTGCAATTGAAGGGAACCGAATTGACATCTTCATGAGCGAACTAGATGAAGCCTTACAGTTTGGACGTCAGCAAATTCAAGTAAAAATACTGGAATCCTGA
- a CDS encoding FxLYD domain-containing protein — MYEKNVNEETLAIKKEAEQAALKGKYEKAESMLSEAIEKRPDFTALQQDLTSVRSVLVMNNDLNKVAEYIKNSRLEEAETSLATIQKQIYNEQSQLSVTLIPKVERLTSKITIGEINNQLKHLTNIDELADKLNTLSGLDLKEAARARSKINEKIVSIAAKKAEAAMADKQYNEAIATVDEGLQYVVNNEKLIQLKNRVKQEQQAFEQRQEERIKHAMEKAAEEDLMNRKHAVKVLEVKASKDEYGDIKVTGEIGSEATKIVSSIKVTFELKNKDDEVVKTGTAEVYPMYVNPGDKGKFEKMYYELKEEEVTVNITNVEWYVE, encoded by the coding sequence ATGTATGAAAAGAATGTAAATGAAGAAACGCTTGCGATCAAAAAAGAAGCTGAACAGGCTGCCTTAAAGGGAAAGTATGAAAAGGCTGAGTCGATGTTATCTGAGGCAATCGAGAAACGGCCTGATTTTACAGCGCTTCAACAGGATTTAACAAGCGTGCGTTCTGTTCTAGTTATGAATAATGATCTCAATAAAGTGGCGGAATATATTAAAAATAGCCGGCTGGAAGAGGCCGAAACAAGTTTAGCAACTATTCAAAAACAAATTTATAATGAGCAAAGTCAGCTATCCGTAACGCTGATTCCTAAAGTTGAACGACTAACTTCAAAGATAACAATCGGTGAAATTAACAATCAACTAAAGCATTTGACCAATATTGATGAGTTAGCTGATAAGTTAAATACGCTGTCAGGGTTGGATTTGAAAGAAGCAGCTCGTGCCCGTAGTAAAATTAACGAAAAAATTGTTTCGATTGCTGCTAAAAAAGCGGAAGCGGCCATGGCTGACAAGCAATATAACGAGGCAATCGCTACGGTAGATGAAGGGCTGCAGTACGTCGTGAACAATGAAAAGCTGATTCAATTAAAGAATCGAGTTAAACAGGAACAGCAAGCTTTCGAGCAGCGTCAGGAAGAACGGATTAAGCATGCCATGGAGAAAGCAGCCGAAGAGGATCTTATGAATCGAAAACATGCAGTGAAAGTACTCGAAGTCAAAGCTTCTAAAGATGAGTATGGAGATATCAAAGTAACCGGTGAAATCGGCAGTGAAGCGACGAAAATCGTCAGCTCCATTAAGGTGACATTTGAATTGAAAAATAAAGATGATGAAGTTGTGAAGACGGGTACAGCTGAAGTTTATCCGATGTATGTTAATCCAGGAGACAAGGGCAAGTTTGAGAAAATGTATTATGAGCTTAAAGAAGAAGAAGTAACAGTAAACATTACGAATGTTGAGTGGTACGTAGAATAG
- a CDS encoding S1C family serine protease, with protein MDRRWLISLIVVLLCIGAGIGGSVYVKNSVPKQLEASSKLSQPVSKQDSKTMAKSTQDIIYESQKLVVQIELENGSIGSGFLYNKQGDVITNAHVVANAKEVTIVTADSKEMKGEVIGISRTTDVAVVRVPGLKDRAPLPIDTNSDVELLTEVLALGSPLGLQNTVTTGEISGLNRNFELAPFTYENVYQISAPISPGNSGGPLLNGKTGEVIGINSAKLGQETIGFSIPILDILPMVKKWSQSPMKELPEFPELKAKGEKNTPVHSTDADQATYVVQYFYDSINQGDFVTAYSLLGSKWQSNTSYEEFRASYNQKLSAKIDHIVADPVEGENVEVTAFVTAEETKTGSVEMKKYKYHYIVGFENDQMKIISGSEEQI; from the coding sequence ATGGACCGAAGATGGCTCATAAGCCTGATTGTGGTGCTCTTATGTATAGGGGCCGGAATTGGGGGCAGTGTTTACGTCAAGAACAGTGTCCCAAAGCAGCTTGAAGCAAGCTCCAAGCTTAGTCAGCCCGTCTCGAAGCAAGACAGTAAGACCATGGCGAAGAGCACTCAGGATATTATTTATGAATCTCAGAAATTGGTTGTCCAAATCGAGCTGGAAAATGGATCGATCGGGTCCGGGTTCCTCTATAATAAACAAGGGGATGTGATCACAAACGCCCACGTGGTGGCTAATGCCAAAGAAGTGACCATCGTCACAGCTGATTCCAAGGAAATGAAAGGGGAAGTGATTGGGATTAGCCGAACGACAGATGTAGCGGTTGTTCGAGTCCCTGGCCTTAAAGATCGAGCCCCTCTGCCAATTGATACGAACTCAGATGTGGAACTTTTGACGGAAGTGCTTGCGCTTGGGAGTCCGCTTGGTTTGCAAAATACGGTCACTACCGGGGAAATCAGCGGTCTTAACCGAAACTTTGAACTCGCGCCATTCACTTATGAAAATGTTTATCAAATTTCCGCGCCGATTTCACCAGGCAATAGCGGCGGTCCGCTGTTAAATGGGAAAACGGGGGAAGTGATTGGCATTAATTCGGCAAAACTTGGTCAGGAAACCATTGGGTTTAGTATCCCGATTCTCGATATCCTTCCCATGGTGAAAAAATGGTCGCAATCTCCTATGAAGGAACTGCCCGAATTTCCTGAGTTGAAGGCTAAGGGGGAGAAGAATACTCCTGTTCATAGCACAGATGCGGATCAAGCCACCTATGTTGTGCAATACTTTTACGATAGTATAAACCAGGGTGACTTTGTGACTGCCTACTCGTTATTAGGAAGTAAGTGGCAAAGCAACACATCTTATGAAGAGTTTCGTGCCAGCTACAACCAGAAACTGTCTGCAAAGATCGATCATATCGTAGCTGACCCTGTAGAAGGGGAGAACGTGGAAGTGACAGCTTTTGTTACAGCAGAAGAAACGAAAACAGGCAGCGTTGAAATGAAAAAATATAAGTACCATTATATAGTTGGCTTCGAAAATGATCAGATGAAAATAATCTCTGGCAGTGAAGAACAAATCTAA
- the zupT gene encoding zinc transporter ZupT has product MDELLLAFGLTLMAGLATGIGSVLAFFTSTTNTRFLSVALGFSAGVMIYVSMVEIFFKAKESLVGSIGVQAGSWVTVASFFGGMLVIAIIDKAIPKQGNPHEPKNVEDMSKPRADVKNQQLLKMGTFTALAIAIHNFPEGIATFTSALQDPSLGIAIAIAIAIHNIPEGIAVSVPIYYATGDRKKAFKLSFLSGLSEPVGAIAAYLILMPFLSDTLFGILFAGVAGIMVFISLDELLPASRQYGEAHLSIYGVVGGMAVMAVSLLLFI; this is encoded by the coding sequence ATGGATGAATTATTGCTTGCGTTTGGCCTAACATTAATGGCTGGATTAGCCACTGGAATCGGAAGTGTGCTGGCCTTCTTTACATCGACTACCAACACAAGATTTCTGTCGGTAGCGCTGGGATTCTCAGCAGGCGTCATGATCTATGTATCGATGGTTGAGATCTTTTTTAAAGCCAAAGAATCACTTGTCGGGAGCATAGGCGTCCAAGCGGGAAGCTGGGTCACGGTCGCGAGCTTCTTCGGCGGGATGCTTGTCATTGCCATTATCGATAAAGCTATTCCAAAACAGGGGAACCCCCATGAACCAAAAAATGTAGAGGATATGTCCAAACCTCGTGCTGATGTTAAGAATCAGCAGTTGTTAAAGATGGGAACGTTCACAGCGCTGGCTATTGCGATCCACAATTTCCCAGAAGGAATTGCCACGTTCACTTCTGCCTTGCAGGATCCGTCGCTTGGGATTGCCATTGCGATCGCGATTGCGATTCACAACATTCCAGAGGGGATTGCTGTTTCAGTGCCGATTTATTATGCAACAGGTGATCGCAAGAAAGCTTTCAAATTATCTTTCCTGTCAGGATTATCTGAACCTGTGGGGGCGATCGCTGCGTACTTAATTCTGATGCCGTTTCTTAGTGATACATTATTCGGTATCCTGTTCGCCGGAGTGGCGGGTATTATGGTGTTTATCTCGTTAGATGAACTGCTGCCGGCTTCCCGGCAATATGGAGAAGCGCATTTGTCTATCTATGGTGTAGTGGGCGGTATGGCGGTAATGGCTGTCAGTTTATTATTATTTATATAA
- a CDS encoding YgjP-like metallopeptidase domain-containing protein, translating to MPIIEDEQRKIEYTLTTLSDVHFIKIYLDDLNGVQVTAPAAKPSSKVENFLHKKTQWMKEKWQKLHHDLYKTVELETEQPVRITYLGRSYQVIMEAGSAVSFHFSKGKFYFTYPEQLAQQDRQNELERVKEEWLKEKAEEKFSTFHKWTILPEPDNLRLGYKDKRTIYLNWRLIQRSKHKIATVIDDLIEERTY from the coding sequence ATGCCCATCATCGAAGACGAACAAAGGAAAATTGAGTATACGTTAACAACATTATCCGATGTTCATTTTATTAAAATTTATTTGGATGATTTAAATGGCGTACAGGTAACAGCACCTGCAGCGAAGCCATCGAGCAAGGTAGAAAACTTTTTACATAAAAAAACGCAATGGATGAAGGAGAAATGGCAAAAACTCCATCATGATCTTTATAAAACAGTCGAATTGGAAACTGAGCAGCCAGTTCGAATCACGTACTTAGGGCGTTCCTATCAAGTCATAATGGAAGCAGGCTCTGCGGTAAGTTTCCATTTTAGCAAAGGGAAGTTTTATTTCACATACCCTGAACAACTCGCACAGCAAGACCGGCAAAATGAACTTGAACGAGTAAAAGAAGAGTGGCTGAAAGAAAAGGCAGAGGAAAAGTTTAGCACCTTCCATAAATGGACAATCTTACCTGAGCCCGACAACCTGAGGTTAGGATATAAAGACAAGCGAACAATCTATTTAAATTGGCGATTAATTCAACGCTCCAAACATAAGATTGCCACAGTAATCGATGACTTAATCGAAGAACGAACTTACTAA
- a CDS encoding YjcZ family sporulation protein yields MGYYGGCGCGRRHRGDEFVLVIVLFILLIIIGAAVCK; encoded by the coding sequence ATGGGGTACTACGGAGGCTGTGGTTGTGGAAGACGTCACCGCGGTGATGAATTTGTCCTGGTCATTGTTCTATTTATCCTTTTAATTATCATCGGGGCAGCAGTATGTAAGTAA
- the yfkAB gene encoding radical SAM/CxCxxxxC motif protein YfkAB produces the protein MNQKLQKLSPSYDPWEAYMDVDEHGEMTLTNIEFTTTYLCNMRCEHCAVGYTLQHKDPDALPIDLILKRLDEIPHLRTLSITGGEPMMSKKSVEQYVLPLLAYAHERGVRTQINSNLTLPYDRYIPIIPYLDVLHISHNWGTIEEFIHTGFANMERKPSEANRQKYFDRMVENSQRLAKEGVMVSAETMLNKRTFPYLEKIHDHVLEMGCARHELHPMYPVDFASSLETLTLEEMREGIIRLLDHRDQNTWMLFGTLPYYPCSSNQEDLALLKRLYEEKNVTVRNDPDGRSRLNVNIFTGDIIVTDFGDEPGLGNIQDTSLPEAYEAWNRTETAASLNCHCPAVKCLGPNILVKNTYYPEEDFQQRQTKISL, from the coding sequence ATGAACCAGAAGTTACAAAAGCTATCCCCTTCTTATGATCCATGGGAGGCTTATATGGATGTCGATGAACATGGCGAGATGACGCTTACGAATATCGAATTTACGACTACATACCTTTGCAATATGCGCTGCGAACATTGTGCTGTCGGGTATACGTTGCAGCATAAGGATCCTGACGCATTGCCAATTGATCTGATACTGAAACGATTAGATGAAATTCCCCATCTAAGAACTTTGAGCATTACCGGTGGAGAACCGATGATGTCGAAGAAGTCTGTCGAGCAATATGTATTGCCTCTCCTTGCCTATGCACACGAGCGGGGAGTTCGAACACAAATCAACTCCAATTTAACATTGCCTTATGACCGATACATACCGATCATTCCCTATCTTGATGTTCTGCATATTTCCCATAACTGGGGAACGATTGAAGAATTTATTCATACCGGTTTTGCCAATATGGAACGAAAACCCTCTGAAGCCAATCGTCAGAAATATTTTGACCGAATGGTGGAGAATTCGCAGCGTCTTGCAAAAGAAGGCGTGATGGTGTCTGCGGAAACGATGTTAAATAAGCGCACGTTTCCTTATTTAGAAAAAATCCACGATCACGTGCTGGAAATGGGGTGTGCTCGCCATGAGCTTCATCCAATGTACCCCGTTGATTTTGCCTCGAGTCTGGAAACGTTAACGCTCGAAGAGATGCGGGAAGGGATTATCCGCTTGCTTGATCACAGGGACCAGAATACATGGATGTTATTTGGAACATTACCCTATTATCCATGCAGTTCAAACCAAGAAGATTTAGCGCTGCTGAAACGCCTTTACGAAGAGAAGAACGTTACCGTTAGAAACGATCCGGATGGACGCTCTCGTTTGAATGTGAACATTTTCACCGGAGATATTATTGTCACAGACTTTGGCGATGAACCTGGGCTTGGCAATATTCAGGATACATCTTTGCCAGAAGCTTATGAGGCGTGGAACCGGACCGAAACGGCGGCCAGTTTAAACTGTCATTGCCCTGCCGTTAAATGCCTGGGGCCAAACATTTTAGTGAAAAACACATATTATCCCGAAGAAGATTTCCAACAGCGGCAAACGAAGATCTCCCTATAG
- a CDS encoding SDR family oxidoreductase — protein sequence MALQTTIIITGASSGFGFQTALKCAEKGMHVIATMRNINKAKMYKSTEIPEHVRENIDVWPLDVTKDDSIEQFKQQLSQLERVDVLVNNAGFALGGFLEQVPLESYRRQFETNLFGVIAVTQAVLPIMRQQGRGKILNVSSISGRIGFPGLSPYVASKHALEGLTESLRFEVKPLGIDVSLIEPGSYETNIWNSGMELPTAAYDPESPYAFYIKALWKALNREAHDDPAKVADLLTKLASPSTVNKLRYPIGPGVRMNLFLKKVLPWSLLERTVLKKLLGRNWRNEYR from the coding sequence ATGGCTTTGCAAACTACGATCATCATTACAGGAGCTTCAAGCGGATTTGGATTCCAGACAGCGTTAAAATGTGCCGAAAAAGGCATGCATGTGATTGCCACCATGAGAAATATCAACAAAGCAAAGATGTATAAATCAACAGAAATTCCTGAACATGTACGAGAAAACATTGACGTGTGGCCGCTTGATGTAACAAAGGATGACTCCATTGAACAATTTAAGCAGCAGCTCAGCCAACTAGAACGAGTCGACGTGCTCGTCAATAATGCCGGGTTTGCGCTCGGTGGCTTTCTGGAACAGGTTCCGCTTGAATCGTATCGGCGTCAGTTCGAGACGAATCTGTTTGGGGTGATTGCCGTGACCCAGGCTGTGCTGCCGATCATGCGTCAACAAGGAAGAGGAAAGATCCTCAATGTCAGCAGTATAAGTGGTCGTATCGGTTTTCCTGGTTTATCTCCATACGTTGCCTCTAAACATGCATTAGAAGGTTTGACCGAAAGCCTGCGTTTTGAGGTGAAGCCGTTAGGAATCGATGTGTCGCTGATCGAACCAGGTTCCTATGAAACGAATATATGGAACAGTGGCATGGAACTGCCGACAGCCGCCTATGATCCTGAATCACCTTATGCTTTTTATATAAAAGCGTTATGGAAGGCGTTAAACCGTGAAGCACATGACGACCCGGCAAAAGTAGCCGATCTATTGACGAAGCTCGCTAGTCCATCAACCGTGAATAAACTTCGCTACCCGATCGGTCCGGGTGTTCGCATGAATTTATTTTTGAAAAAAGTACTGCCATGGTCCTTGCTGGAACGCACCGTGCTGAAAAAATTACTAGGTAGAAACTGGAGAAACGAATATAGATAG
- a CDS encoding alpha/beta hydrolase — protein MMKGAEPIFIEGNEIGILVSHGFTGTTHSMRPLADAYAKAGYTVACPRLEGHGTTPEDMEDSNHEDWIQSVEAAYQWLNERCSNIFVVGLSMGGTLTLYLAEKYKKIKGIVPINAAIDIPSMEEVMESAEGRFVDAIGSDIKKPGVEELAYDKTPVNAIRSLMALMKKVHEGLAEIHCPALIFVSDEDHVVPPDNSETIFDMIFSEHKELVRMENSYHVATLDNDQDLIIERSLEFFQMYERAM, from the coding sequence ATGATGAAAGGCGCTGAACCTATTTTTATAGAAGGAAATGAAATTGGAATCCTGGTTAGTCATGGATTTACTGGAACGACTCACAGTATGCGACCTCTCGCTGATGCCTACGCCAAAGCTGGTTATACCGTTGCTTGTCCAAGGCTGGAAGGACATGGAACGACACCTGAGGACATGGAGGATTCCAACCACGAGGATTGGATTCAATCTGTCGAGGCCGCATATCAATGGCTTAACGAGCGCTGTTCGAACATCTTTGTAGTCGGATTGTCTATGGGCGGAACCCTGACCTTATATTTGGCTGAGAAGTACAAGAAGATCAAAGGAATTGTGCCCATTAACGCGGCGATCGACATTCCATCTATGGAAGAGGTGATGGAATCAGCGGAAGGCCGGTTCGTGGATGCCATTGGTTCCGATATAAAAAAGCCAGGTGTGGAGGAGCTGGCGTATGATAAAACTCCGGTCAATGCGATTCGATCACTCATGGCTTTAATGAAAAAAGTTCATGAAGGGCTTGCTGAAATCCATTGTCCAGCCTTAATATTTGTCTCGGACGAAGATCATGTCGTGCCGCCGGACAATTCCGAAACGATTTTTGACATGATTTTCTCAGAACATAAAGAGCTTGTTCGAATGGAAAACAGTTATCATGTGGCCACGCTCGATAACGATCAAGATTTAATTATTGAGCGCAGCCTGGAATTTTTTCAAATGTATGAGAGGGCTATGTAA